The Camelus bactrianus isolate YW-2024 breed Bactrian camel chromosome 11, ASM4877302v1, whole genome shotgun sequence genomic interval attgttgttgttgttgctgcagAAGGTGGCCCAGGGCAGAATATAAAAACCAAGTGGGCAGTCCTGGTTCAGCCAGGGTGGCAGGAGGCCATCCATCGGAGTCTACTTCTATTAGCAGAAGAAGCACTCTCTGAATTCCACAAGGAGTGTCAGAGTAGCAAGTCCCTCGGGGACAAAAATGATCCCGATTGGTGGTCAGGTTAACTCATTTCAAGCAGTgtcagaacctttttttttttttttttttttgagggatgTTCTGGCCTGAAGGCCCATGCTGATGCTTACACaaataatctggaaaagaatGGGGCAACCCAAACAATCCAGATTAAAGCCGATGGAGCCTTTGGCATTTTACTTGAATTATTTTCCTGTGCTAAGGAATGACTCATTTTGTTTGGGTCTATAGGGCCCCTTTAACCTGGCAATTCATGCAatgtttttccctcctctttgtCTGGAATATTCACTAAACTAGTGGGTAAATAGATTTTTGTTAGAATAATTCCTTCATCTTCCACTGGAGCCAGAATAAGGCTGGACCTTGGTGGCACAGGCAGCAAGCAGAAATTCAGGAGTTAGGATACAGTATAGACCAGGCTCTGAAGACAGGCATTCCCTCTGTGGAGCAGACTCCAGGGGCCAGCTGCTTCCAGCTCCAGGGGAGAAGACACTGGCCTGGGGACTGTATCCCAGGAAGGAGGTTGAGCAGAAGGTGAGATCTGAATAGCAATGCCAGAGTTCCTTCCCACCAACCTCACCCCCATCGCCTCTGAGTTATTCCCCTTCCCAAATCTCACAATCTCCAAAACTCCTCTGAGATGGGACTGCCGTGAGCCCAAGCCTTCCCCCTCCATGATACACAATTGTTTATACTCTATTTGCTCAACAAAAAATCATTCAGCCCATGCTGGAGGGTGCAAGGGGCTTGCCTGGCCCATGAAGGTCTGAAGTGGGTGGAATCCCCACATCAGGGACCCTACCTTTAAGGATCTCCCATTCTGGTGGGAGAAGGAGTGAGCCTGAGGGCAAACCCCACAGCTCCTAGCTCCACAGGAGGAGCTAGTGGATTTGGGCTCCCTGGAGTTCAGGAGATCCCAGCTGCCCACTCACTGGGGTCTGGAGTTAGTAGAAACCACAGAGTTGGGAAAAATTGGTGGGTTAGTTGGGCTGGTTTTTGAAGATGATCTGGATGAGGTGATGGAGACAGAGGGCCCTAAACAACAAAACGGGCAGGGGGAATCACGTGCCCCCTCAACACCTAGCTATGCCAGCCAGAGCTGTTTGACCAAGAGTTTAACCACCCAggccaaaaaacaacaacaaacaacaacaacaacaacaacaacaacaacaacaacaacaacaacaaaaccccaaaaacaaaaaaacaaaaaacaaagcctgGGATTGGGTGGCAGGTACCTgacaggaagggaagaagagattCAGCAATGGTGAGTAGAAGGGCTAATGCAGCAGATGACTGTGGAATGTCCTGTCCACTTTGACATAACGTGGCCAAAGACTAAAGGTCCATGGAAACAGGGCTCCAGTAGAGGAATTCCATGCTCCCACACCTCTGCTCCCCAATTCATATTCCTTACCTTCCTAGCAGCCTCACAATAACCCTGAACTCTCCTGGTCCTGAAGGACTGGGAGATGGGCAACAGCAGGATTGTCCTTAAGATCCTGTCTTGCATGCCAATATCAGGTATGGAGACAGGAACAGCCAGGAAGAATGGGGGAGATGCAGTATTGGAGGTGGCTCTTCTGAGGATAGAAACCCAAGAGTCCCCTTCCCCTGACCTGGAGGGGCCCCCTCTGCTAGCATAGGAGATATGGCTGGCCTGAGGCTCTGGGTTGAGGCTTTTGAGATTATGGTAGAAAAGGGCTGTGGGCTAGAGGCTGAGGCGAGATTCTGAGAGCAGGAAGTGAGAGGAGAGAGCAGACCCCTCTTGGTCCCAGAGCTTCCCAGCCAGTAGTATCCAGCTCCCTGGAGCCCTCTCCCTCAGGTCCCTCTCCACCATCTCTGGACTTTGACTTTAGGCCAGCCTCACTTTAGGGCTCCCAGAGCAGCACTGATGTATCAGAGACAGGCCTACCTTGAGGATAGTTCTGGAGCTCTCAGGGAACTGAGAATGTCATTCTCACCATTCTTGCTTCTAAAGCACTTGTACTGCCCCTCAGAATGCAGGACAGAGATGGGGAAAGAGGGTAAGTAGCTTTTCCCAACACTCGCAAGCAGCGCTGGGGCAGGCAGTGGGGTCCCAAACAAGAATCCTTTCTCCCTACACTGTCCCTTTTCTCTGGAAAGCTGCAAGCCTTGTTCCAAACAAATAACTAAATGAGATAAAGAGATCTGTGATGCTCAGAGGCCCCTATGCTGGAGGCATCCAGGGAGACAACCTGTCCCATGTCCCATAGCCTAGCTTGGTTTGCTCCCTCTCTGGAGAAGGTATAGTGGGGGCAAGAAGCCCAAGAGGTCCTATTCTTCCCATCCCAAACTCTGGGCTGGGTCACAGCCTCCACACTGGCCTCTTAGGGCCTTTCTCTGGACCAAACAGGGCTGCCAGCCCACACTGTCTGCCTAGGAGTTTACAAACAAAGCCAGAGAGGGGTTGGGGCTGTGAGTGGGGAGGAGAAGAGCTCTTCCTCccttggccccaaacctcctttCTACAGGGGCAGAAACGGAAAATTAGGGTGGTAGGGCAAACAACCCCATACAAACCAGAGGAAGgactcaagagaaaaaaattggggTGCACAGCCCCCTTGGGCACCTCAGGGGAATGAAAGTCAAACTAGGGGGCAGGGGTTCAAACATGACTAAATACCCACAGGTTCACATACGTTTACACAAATATACACGTGGAGAACCCCTCACAAATATgcacaaaaacataaaacacattCAAATACCGATGCACACAAATGCTCTTCTGATATACACAGAGTTCGGCCGTAAGGTTCCCAATGCTCAGTCTGACTCGAACCCCGGCTCCCCGCGGGTTCCTGAGAGCGCAGTCCCAGCCGAGGCCCGGCCCCCTCCGGGCCCCCGCCCCGCATCCGGAACAGCTGGAGTCGGCCTGGCGGTGCACTCAAGCCTGGCgctgggctgggcggggccggcagCGGGGCCCCGGCCCGGGGCCGGGCAGAGAGTAGCGGGGAGGCCCCGAGCCTGCCCCGTTAGCCCCGGCACCCGGCCCGGCTATCTGGTCAGAGGCCGGTCATCAGACGAGCGGTGGCCCGGGCCGGCCCTGAGAGCCGCGGCCGGAGGAGAGTGAGCAAGATTGCCGGAGGAGGTAAGGGTGTCGCTTGGGCTCACACCCGGGGAGAGGTGCCTAGAGCCACCACCAACTCTCCACTTCTCAGTTGGGGAAGGCTGTGTCCTCTGACTGGCCTCCTCCAACCCCTGAGATCCCCTACCCCTGTGTCCCGTGTTGCCTCACCTAGGGCTGCAGAGCCAGCTCGGACCTCCCGCCGGCCAGCCTGAGGGCTGCAGATTCTCTCCCCAGGCGTGTGGCCCAAGGCCGCGGGTGAGGTGCAAGTGGGTCTAGGGATAGGGGTCCTGGGTCCTTGATCTCAGCTCAGCAAAGTCCGCTCTGGGCGGCCACGGGGCCCACCCAGGCTCCTCGTCTTACCTGGCCCGCTCAGCGGCTGCATACCTCTCTGGCTGGACTCTTGCCACCCTTCTTGGGCGCCAAATCCCGGGTTGGAGAGCCTGAGACCTCCGGGCCAGCGCTGCCGTCACAGCCAGGCCGGCGGGAGGCGGGTGCGCCCGGAGCGCGGCTCACAGTTTGGGGTGGGGGCGGCGGCTTTTCAGTCGCCGGAGGTTCGGGTGCAATAAAGGCGCCTCTAATGTAATTTACAAACAGCTCGGGCCGAGCGCGGCGCAGCGCCCGGACTGACAGGCGCATTAGGCAGGCTAATTCCAGCCGGCTCCTCCTACCCTAGGCCCGCTAATTAATGAGCTTCCCAACTTAGAGCCGCCTGCATTGGACAGACAGAGAGTGAAAGAGAGgacaagggagagggagagaaggagagagacggggggagcagagaagagagaagagagagggagggagggagggagggagagaacaagaggagagagaacagagagaaagaagagaggagaaagacagggagaaagaaagagaagtgcCGCTGCAGATAATTGATTACTCCTCGATCAAGGCTAACTTGTTAGCAATAGTCAATTGCCCCATCTCTCCGCCTCCCCTAGCAGTACGGGATCGGCGCCCTCGCCTCGACTCTTCCAACTGCCGCCGCCAGGACCCGGGGCCAGGAGCTGCCGCGGAGCCACCTGACACCTTTAAATAGCACCGGGGCTGGCGAAACTGGAGCCCCGCGCGGCGCACCCAAGCTCGGGCTCCGGATTGCTGGAagccccggcggcggcggcggcgcccgcgTCAGCGCCCTCCTCCTGGGGCCCCGTGAGGTTCTGCTTGCCTCTGCCACTGCGCTAATCCGCCCCGAGCCTGGCCTGCGCCCTGCCCGGCGCGGCCTCCTTCCCGCCCAGCGCCGGCCCGCGCCGCCCGGCGCCCTAGCTGCCCGCGGGCTGGGTCCCTGCGGCCCGAGCCTCCCGGGCCAGGCCCCCAAACGAGGCCGAGATGACTTCCAAGGAGGACAGCAAGGCGGCGCCGGGGGAGGAGAGGCGGCGCAGCCCGCTGGACCACCTGCCGCCGCCCGCCAACTCCAACAAGCCGCTGACGCCGTTCAGCATTGAGGACATCCTCAACAAGCCGTCTGTGCGGAGAAGTTACTCGCTGTGCGGGGCGGCGCACCTGCTGGCGGCCGCGGACAAGCACGCGCCGGGCGGCTTGCCCCTGGCGGGCCGCGCTCTGCTCTCGCAGACCTCGCCACTGTGCGCGCTGGAGGAGCTCGCCAGCAAGACTTTTAAGGGGCTGGAGGTCAGCGTCCTGCAGGCAGCCGAAGGTAGGCGCCGCCACTGGTTTCCCCTACACCGAGCACCCCGCGCGCGGCTCCATGTGTCCCACTCGCAGTGCCCTgtgcctctgcccacctcctcccGCGCCGGCCGTCAGGGTCCTCCAGCCCAAGCCTCTGCCGCTAGGAGTGGAGATGCGTGTGACAGGACCCAAACACTATTTCCTAGGGACCTCTAGATAGGCCAGAGTCGAGTGACCAGGGAGGAGAGGCGGGAACCCAAGATCTCTCCGCAGTCTGCCTGCTCTGTCTGACTCCCTTCCGTTCTCAGTGGCCTGGGCACTCTAAGCCCTTCTCCTGGGGTGGCGAGTGGAGAGCCTTTGCTGGGACCTATTGGATAAGGGTAGAGTCGGGTTGATTGAGAAGAGGTCGAGAGCCAACATTCACACCCGGTCAGGGCGTCCCTGTCTGGCTCTCTTGTGTTCTAGCGACCTCGGGTCTTTCAAACCAACTCTCAGGTGACAGGGCAGAGACCAAAACCATTTTTCCTAGAGACTTGTGGTAGATGAGAGATGGGTAAAGGGGCTTGTCATAGCTGAGGCTTACCCTCGTCCCCGAGGCCAAATCTAATCCGAGAAGGGAACAGCGGCAGATCGCAGGCCAGATGGGTCTAGGTGGCCTAAGGGCCGGGATGGGGTCTCCTCTCCCTTGGCGCAAGCCTATACTTTGGTTTCCTCGCAGGCCGCGACGGGATGACCATCTTTGGGCAGCGGCAGACCCCCAAGAAGCGGCGAAAGTCGCGCACGGCCTTCACCAACCACCAAATCTATGAGTTGGAGAAGCGCTTCCTCTACCAGAAGTACCTGTCCCCTGCCGATCGCGACCAAATTGCTCAGCAGCTGGGCCTCACCAATGCTCAGGTCATCACCTGGTTCCAGAATCGGCGTGCCAAGCTCAAGCGGGACCTGGAGGAGATGAAGGCCGATGTGGAGTCCGCCAAGAAACTGGGCCCCAGCGGGCAGATGGATATCGTGGCGCTGGCCGAACTTGAGCAGAACTCGGAGGCcgcgggcggcggtggcggtggctGCGGCAGGGCCAAGTCGAGGCCTGGCTCTCCGGTGCTCCCCGCAGGCGCCCCGCAGGCCCCGGGCGCCGGGCCTCTGCAGCTCTCGCCGGCCTCCCCACTCACGGACCAGCCGGCCAGCAGCCAGGACTGCTCGGAGGACGAGGAAGACGAAGAGATCGACGTGGACGATTGAGCTGCGCAAGGGATCTTCTGCCGCCCCGGGCTCTTAGGGCCATATGCCCTCCGCCTCCCGGACCGGACCGCTGAGGGGAGCTGGGACCTCCTCTACAACTCCCGCCTTCTCCCCTGTCCCTGGCCGGGACTCGGCTCCCGGCAGCCGCCTCTTCCCTCTCGAAGCAATAAACCCGGGCTGGCCGGCGGAGCCGGCCGCCGCGCGCGGCGTCCGCTACCCCGGGAGCCCTCGCCGTGCAATTATGTATGGCTTCCGTATAAATATTTAAACCTATATACCGGGTTCTTCCGACCGcagcctgactttttttttcttttattttttaaaacctcggAGATTTCCATGTTTTCAGAGCTCTCAGGCTGCGGGTTTTGCTGAGGGTGAGGCAGAATCGAGGGTGACGAACACTTAACCCTGCGGTCTGGAGGAGGGGGCGCCCGATTGTTCTGATTTTTCTCTGCATGTGGCGAATGCACCGGCCCTCTCCCTCCTCGCCTTCCTAGGCCTATTGCAGTtgacttcttttatttccttctgccttTTCCCCTCCGGCCGTGGGAAGGGGCTGATGGGGGCATCCGGGTCCTGACTTGCAAGTTTCAAATTGATGTTTTCTTCCCCCTACCCCTCCCACCACAAGAGAAGTCTGTTTTCGATGCCATTTCTGCCTCCTAACGCCcagtaaaactattttaaagattcctccccaccctctcttgGTTTCCTTGGACTGACTACTGGGGTCCAGGTCTTAGGGACAAAGCAAATCCAtacaatcaaccaaccaaccaacgaAAATGGAACCCAAAGCCCTAGaattattttttactctttttagaatttttttgcatgtgacAGAGATTGAGAGGAGGCCGACCTAAGtcctcaccccacctcctccGCAGCTCTGGGTCTGTTTTGCAGTCTCCAATGCCGTACTCCTAGCTCAACATGGCCAGACAAGGGTGGCCGGATGAGGGTGGATCCCGCGTGCTActtccctgctcctgccctgccctTTCTTCCCCGACTGTACCCAAGGCCTCTTTCTCCGATAAATAAAGTCTTTGCCATTTTACTAGAACTGGTGGTGACAATGTCTGAATGAGTGGACCCTCTCCAGTGAAGCCATGGCAGTCTCGGTGTCTCACTACTGCTGGTGGCCTGGCCATGGAGATTTGGAGGAGTTTCAGGGAAGGTGTGAGAATGAGGGGTGAGAGGGCAGTAATGAGAGTGGAGGCACTTCTTGCCCACAAACTCGAGCTGGCTACTGAACGTTTGTAGGAGTGAGAAGCAGGCTTCGCCAGGTCCGGGTAAAAAGTGAGGCGTGCAATGCTGGGAGAAAATGCGTGCCTACATTGTGGGTGCCATGGGTGCAAAATTAATTTGTGTGGGGCAAAGGCTGTGTGAGGAGGGCTTGTCCTAGGGTTTGTGCCTCCCAGCCAGGACCCAAGGGAATTCTTCCTGTGCTCCTGGGACACCGGCTAAGCCTCGGGTGGTATAGCTCATTTGGACggtggggtggagcctgagagcTCCCAAGTTTCGGTTCGCCAGAGGTCCTCACCCttggggaagggaggaaaatgAGGTCGAAGGCACCGAGGGCAAGCGGAATCACTCATAGGGGCACAGGGAGATGTGAACCCGAAGCGTCCGACCGTTGGGGTGAATTTCTGGTAACGTTCACAATTCTGGGTCTGGAACTCGGCTCAGGGCACAGATATCAATCTCCCAAGGACTCCCGGGGTACCCCGTGCCCCGAGGGCGGCTAGGGCAGGAACACAGGCAGCTTTCACTTTTCCGAATGGAGCGGGTTTCTCTCTAGGCTTTTGTTGTCTCTGGGCTGGCGAGTGGCCGCTGTCACTAGAGGAGGGTCCCGCCTCCGGGCCGCTCGACTCTCTTTCTCAGCAAAATTGATGTGAGAAATACGCATCTGGTCTCGGGCAGGCGGTGGGGCCCCGGGGCCTGAATCGGGAACGTTCGAGTCCACGAAGAAactaagagaaatagaaaaaggaaaacagaaaaacacccCAAAAGCAGAGCGAGAAAGTGGAGAACCACAGAgacggggggagggggagaaaaagaggaaaaactacagaaagagacagaaacagacagagacagacggatacagaggaaggaaagcggaatgggaagaaggaagagaagagaggagagaacgAAAGAAGGAACGAGGCGGCCGGGCAGCCGGGCCGGCGTGCGGCCGGCCGTTCCTTCCGGGCGACATAAATCGCCCTCTCTCAGGATGGATGGGTCTGTAATTCGGAGCGCGGACCATGAAGGCCGGGACGAATGGACCCGGGCGGCCGCTGACAGGCGACAATAGCTGGGCCCAGCCCCCCGCGGCTCCGGGTGCGGGCGCGGCCATGGCCCTCCGCAGCCCAGAGCGCGCCGGCGCTGGCGACCATATGGTTTTTGAATTTTCTTCACAATTTGTAGACAATTTGATGGATTAGGTCCCCGCGCGCGCCTCCCCGGCACAAAGGCGGCGCAGGGACCGCGGCGCGGCGGTCACTCGGGCATCTGCGCCCGCCGTGcgcaccccgcccccgcccggcccccgccccgcgcccggaGCCCCGGGCCGCCCGCCCAACACGCCCATGAATCCCAATGAA includes:
- the LBX1 gene encoding transcription factor LBX1 — protein: MTSKEDSKAAPGEERRRSPLDHLPPPANSNKPLTPFSIEDILNKPSVRRSYSLCGAAHLLAAADKHAPGGLPLAGRALLSQTSPLCALEELASKTFKGLEVSVLQAAEGRDGMTIFGQRQTPKKRRKSRTAFTNHQIYELEKRFLYQKYLSPADRDQIAQQLGLTNAQVITWFQNRRAKLKRDLEEMKADVESAKKLGPSGQMDIVALAELEQNSEAAGGGGGGCGRAKSRPGSPVLPAGAPQAPGAGPLQLSPASPLTDQPASSQDCSEDEEDEEIDVDD